Proteins from a genomic interval of Subtercola boreus:
- a CDS encoding UvrD-helicase domain-containing protein, protein MIRAEDWVPVGGLSLEPNALAAVTETSENVVVAAGPGAGKTELLAQRADFLFRTGSTRYPRRILAISFKVDAARNLQSRVRLRSGSQYAERFDSFTFHAFAKRLIDNYRPALTGQNTLEPDYRVDADTRIQGEQITFNEFVPFALEILQNNVYARGALRQTYSHVFLDEFQDATKEQYAFLKAAFMGGDAQLTAVGDVKQRIMTWAGALEGVMDTFMADFTAKPLPLYQNFRSNPRLRRMQNRMILDMDPSAASPDSDLMGDAGTITVLRFSSAEDEAIGVAEQITEWLAAATPPSEIAVLIRNQVSLVGASLGAELAARGIAYRNEHDSQDLTAEPAAALVLNYLRVVADERRPDAYAELMRMASRTSDVDSQGEVLDSRLRRVLSQARSAARAESFDRTSFASWMPLIRTFLKFISRPVLNALSPSYQQGSRLDDVLKAVLNSFNKELALDGNPVAALNRLSEEDAVRLITIHKCKGMEFEKVVVLGVEADLFFGKPADAMSEYFVAISRAKDDLVVTCAATRTKPPGANSRWSEKRTPYESLLAYTDEI, encoded by the coding sequence GTGATCCGTGCTGAAGATTGGGTGCCTGTCGGCGGGTTGAGCTTGGAACCAAACGCGCTGGCAGCGGTGACTGAGACCTCAGAGAATGTCGTGGTCGCCGCCGGACCGGGCGCGGGAAAGACCGAGCTCCTTGCACAGCGCGCTGATTTCCTGTTCCGGACTGGATCCACGCGTTACCCACGTCGAATCTTGGCGATCTCATTTAAAGTCGACGCCGCGCGCAACCTTCAGTCCCGGGTCCGGCTTCGGTCTGGATCGCAATACGCCGAACGTTTCGACAGCTTCACCTTCCACGCGTTCGCGAAACGACTCATCGACAACTATCGTCCCGCGTTGACTGGACAGAATACGCTCGAGCCGGACTACCGCGTAGACGCTGATACTCGAATCCAGGGTGAGCAAATCACCTTCAATGAGTTCGTGCCGTTCGCCTTGGAGATTCTCCAGAACAACGTCTACGCACGTGGAGCGCTCCGGCAAACCTATAGCCATGTCTTCCTCGATGAATTCCAGGATGCGACAAAGGAGCAGTACGCGTTCCTAAAGGCCGCATTTATGGGAGGCGATGCGCAGTTGACCGCAGTAGGTGACGTGAAGCAGCGCATCATGACGTGGGCCGGCGCTCTCGAGGGCGTCATGGACACATTCATGGCTGACTTCACGGCCAAGCCGCTCCCGCTGTACCAAAACTTTCGGTCAAATCCGCGCCTGCGCCGGATGCAGAACCGCATGATTCTGGACATGGACCCGTCCGCAGCCAGTCCGGACAGCGATCTGATGGGAGATGCAGGGACGATTACGGTGTTGCGTTTTTCGTCGGCAGAGGATGAAGCAATTGGGGTGGCAGAGCAGATAACCGAATGGCTAGCGGCTGCAACGCCTCCAAGCGAAATTGCCGTTCTCATTCGAAACCAGGTAAGTCTGGTGGGCGCCTCCCTCGGTGCGGAGCTCGCAGCCCGAGGTATTGCCTACCGCAACGAACATGACTCGCAAGATCTCACCGCTGAGCCTGCCGCAGCCCTCGTCCTCAACTACCTCCGGGTCGTGGCCGATGAGCGACGACCCGACGCGTACGCAGAGCTCATGCGAATGGCCAGCCGAACGAGTGATGTGGACTCGCAAGGTGAAGTGCTCGACAGCAGGTTGCGGAGGGTGTTGTCCCAAGCGCGGAGCGCCGCTCGCGCCGAGAGCTTTGACCGAACATCATTTGCGTCTTGGATGCCTCTGATCCGCACTTTCCTGAAGTTCATCTCCAGGCCTGTGCTCAACGCCCTCTCGCCGTCATACCAGCAAGGATCTCGGCTGGATGACGTGCTCAAGGCAGTTCTGAACTCGTTCAACAAAGAACTCGCGCTCGACGGCAACCCGGTCGCCGCACTGAACCGACTTTCCGAAGAGGACGCGGTTCGACTCATCACTATTCACAAGTGCAAGGGAATGGAGTTCGAGAAGGTCGTCGTGCTCGGAGTTGAGGCTGATCTGTTTTTCGGTAAGCCCGCCGACGCCATGTCGGAGTACTTCGTTGCAATATCTCGAGCAAAAGACGACCTCGTTGTCACCTGCGCAGCCACACGAACAAAGCCCCCGGGTGCGAACTCGAGGTGGTCTGAAAAGCGCACTCCCTACGAGTCGCTACTCGCCTACACAGACGAGATTTGA